The following coding sequences lie in one Sinorhizobium fredii USDA 257 genomic window:
- a CDS encoding ASKHA domain-containing protein: protein MLNVPPKDNKTDPLVLFMPSGKRGRFPIGTPILDAARSLGVYVESVCGGRATCGRCQVSVQEGNFAKHKIVSSNEHISPVGPKEQRYASVRELPDGRRLSCSAQILGDLVIDVPQDTVINAQVVRKAASDRVIERNAAVQMCYVEVDEPDMHKPLGDLDRMKAVLEKDWGWKDLLIAPHLIPQMQGMLRKGNWAVTAAIHRDMDSSRPFIVGLWPGLKNEAYGIACDIGSTTIAMHLVSLLSGRIVASSGTSNPQIRFGEDLMSRVSYVMMNPDGREAMTKAVREAVNGLIGEVCAEGEVDRHDILDMVIVGNPIMHHLFLGIDPTELGQAPFALAVSGALQYWAHEIDIEVNRGARLYMLPCIAGHVGADAAGAALSEGPHRQDKMMLLVDVGTNAEIVLGNRERVVAASSPTGPAFEGAEISSGQRAAPGAIERVRIDPETLEPRFRVIGVDKWSDEEGFAEAAAAVGVTGICGSAIIEVVAEMYLTGIISQDGVVDGGMAARSPRIVPNGRTFSYLLHDGDQRITVTQNDIRAIQLAKAALYAGIKLLMEKQGVDRVDTVRFAGAFGSFIDPKYAMVLGLIPDCDLDEVKAVGNAAGTGALMALLNRDHRREIEETVRKIEKIETALESKFQEHFVNAMAMPNKVDAFPKLAEVVALPERKVLADDGEGGGRRRRRSRE from the coding sequence ATGTTGAACGTGCCGCCGAAGGACAACAAGACCGATCCGCTGGTGCTGTTCATGCCATCGGGCAAGCGCGGGCGCTTCCCGATCGGCACGCCGATCCTTGACGCCGCGCGTTCGCTCGGAGTCTATGTCGAGAGCGTCTGCGGCGGACGCGCGACCTGCGGACGCTGCCAGGTCTCCGTGCAGGAAGGCAATTTCGCTAAGCACAAGATCGTCTCGTCGAACGAGCATATCTCGCCGGTTGGCCCGAAGGAACAGCGCTACGCGAGCGTGCGCGAACTGCCCGATGGCCGGCGCCTTTCCTGTTCCGCCCAGATCCTCGGGGATCTCGTCATTGACGTGCCGCAGGATACGGTCATCAATGCGCAGGTGGTGCGTAAAGCTGCGTCGGACCGGGTGATCGAGCGCAATGCCGCCGTCCAGATGTGCTATGTCGAGGTGGACGAGCCGGACATGCACAAGCCGCTCGGCGATCTAGACCGGATGAAGGCTGTTCTGGAGAAGGACTGGGGCTGGAAGGATCTCTTGATTGCTCCGCACCTGATCCCGCAGATGCAGGGCATGCTGCGCAAGGGCAACTGGGCGGTGACCGCCGCGATCCACCGGGACATGGATTCCTCGCGTCCCTTCATCGTCGGTCTCTGGCCGGGATTGAAGAACGAGGCCTATGGCATTGCCTGCGACATCGGCTCGACGACGATCGCCATGCACCTGGTGTCGCTCTTGTCCGGCCGTATCGTCGCCTCCTCCGGCACATCAAACCCGCAGATCCGCTTCGGCGAGGATCTGATGAGCCGCGTCTCCTACGTGATGATGAACCCGGATGGCCGCGAGGCGATGACCAAGGCGGTGCGCGAGGCGGTGAACGGCCTGATCGGTGAGGTCTGCGCCGAGGGCGAGGTCGACCGCCACGATATCCTCGACATGGTGATCGTCGGCAACCCCATCATGCACCACCTGTTCCTCGGCATCGACCCGACCGAGCTCGGCCAGGCGCCGTTCGCGCTCGCCGTTTCCGGCGCGCTGCAATATTGGGCGCATGAGATCGACATCGAGGTCAATCGCGGCGCCAGACTCTACATGCTGCCCTGCATCGCCGGCCATGTCGGGGCGGACGCCGCCGGTGCTGCACTTTCGGAAGGCCCGCACCGGCAGGACAAGATGATGCTGCTCGTCGATGTCGGCACCAATGCCGAGATCGTGCTCGGCAACCGGGAACGCGTCGTTGCCGCCTCCTCGCCGACCGGACCGGCCTTCGAGGGCGCCGAGATTTCCTCCGGCCAGCGCGCCGCCCCGGGCGCGATCGAGCGCGTCCGCATCGACCCGGAAACGCTGGAGCCGCGCTTCCGCGTGATCGGCGTCGACAAATGGTCGGATGAAGAGGGTTTCGCCGAGGCCGCCGCAGCGGTCGGCGTCACCGGCATCTGCGGTTCGGCGATCATCGAAGTGGTCGCCGAGATGTATCTGACAGGGATCATCTCACAGGACGGTGTGGTCGATGGCGGCATGGCCGCAAGAAGCCCGCGCATCGTTCCGAACGGCCGCACCTTCTCCTATCTGCTGCATGACGGGGATCAGCGCATCACCGTCACGCAGAACGACATCCGGGCGATCCAGCTGGCCAAGGCGGCGCTCTATGCCGGGATCAAGCTCTTGATGGAAAAGCAGGGCGTCGACCGGGTCGATACGGTCCGCTTTGCCGGGGCCTTCGGCTCATTCATCGATCCGAAATACGCTATGGTGCTGGGCCTGATCCCGGATTGCGACCTCGATGAGGTAAAGGCTGTCGGCAATGCCGCCGGCACCGGTGCCCTGATGGCGCTCCTCAACCGCGACCACCGTCGTGAGATTGAGGAAACCGTGAGGAAAATCGAGAAGATAGAGACGGCTCTTGAATCGAAATTTCAGGAGCACTTCGTCAACGCCATGGCGATGCCGAACAAGGTCGACGCCTTCCCGAAGCTGGCCGAAGTCGTTGCGCTACCGGAGCGCAAGGTGCTGGCAGACGATGGCGAAGGCGGGGGACGCAGGAGGCGTAGGAGCCGAGAGTAG
- a CDS encoding GlxA family transcriptional regulator — translation MNKPLTKKRSLVFFLVPNFSMLPFSAAIETLRIANRMLGYEAYTWRLASTDGQKVFSSAGIALEVNTSLADERKFLAGENRPSMVLVCSGVYVEEFQNKSVNAWLREVYNRGIAVGSLCTGAHVLASAGLLTGKRCAIHWENLPGFSESFPQAEVYADLYEIDSNIYTCAGGTASLDMMLNLIDQDFGESLVNRVCEQALTDRVRGPHDRQRLPLRARLGVQNAKVLSIIELMEANLSEPLSLLEIAESADLSRRQIERLFRQEMGRSPARYYLEIRLDRARHLLIQSSMPVVEVAVACGFVSASHFSKCYRELYNRSPQQERAERKLTLQMAR, via the coding sequence ATGAACAAGCCTCTGACCAAAAAGCGCTCGCTCGTCTTCTTTCTGGTGCCGAACTTTTCAATGCTGCCCTTTTCCGCGGCGATAGAAACGCTCCGCATCGCCAACCGCATGCTTGGCTACGAGGCCTACACATGGCGCCTCGCTTCGACCGATGGTCAGAAGGTCTTCTCATCCGCCGGCATCGCACTCGAGGTCAACACCTCGCTTGCGGACGAGCGCAAGTTTCTGGCGGGCGAAAACCGTCCGTCCATGGTGCTGGTCTGTTCGGGCGTTTATGTCGAGGAGTTCCAGAACAAATCGGTCAATGCCTGGCTGCGCGAAGTCTACAATCGCGGCATCGCCGTCGGCAGCCTCTGTACGGGCGCCCATGTGCTGGCCTCCGCCGGTCTGCTCACGGGCAAGCGCTGCGCCATCCACTGGGAAAACCTGCCCGGCTTTTCCGAGAGCTTCCCGCAGGCGGAAGTCTATGCCGACCTCTATGAAATCGACAGCAACATCTACACCTGCGCTGGCGGCACCGCTTCGCTCGACATGATGTTGAACCTGATCGACCAGGACTTCGGCGAAAGCCTGGTCAACCGAGTCTGCGAGCAGGCTTTGACCGATCGCGTTCGCGGTCCACATGACCGCCAGCGGCTTCCACTCCGCGCCCGCCTCGGCGTGCAGAATGCCAAGGTTCTCTCGATCATCGAATTGATGGAGGCGAACCTCTCCGAGCCGCTTTCGCTCCTCGAGATCGCCGAAAGCGCTGACCTGTCGCGCCGCCAGATCGAGCGGCTGTTCCGCCAGGAGATGGGCCGTTCGCCGGCGCGCTATTATCTGGAGATTCGCCTCGATCGCGCCCGGCACCTGCTGATCCAGTCGTCGATGCCGGTGGTCGAAGTCGCCGTCGCCTGCGGTTTCGTCTCCGCTTCACACTTCTCCAAGTGTTATCGCGAACTCTACAACCGCTCGCCGCAGCAGGAGCGCGCCGAGCGCAAGCTGACGCTGCAAATGGCGCGTTGA
- a CDS encoding adenylate/guanylate cyclase domain-containing protein: protein MGEAQTLFEVLRQSVKPEVINAFERLVRDAPDSKLCRINALAFAAAEGLDEEETIAAFLHASRLGIFELSWNVLCPGCGGVLDANTSLKTVQSTEYTCALCAAGYEPTLDEMVEVTFTVSPRVRHIEAHNPHELPAIEYFRQMYWGSGIDLPEDDYEEKFDEFIIETLELPPGEKAVISLQLPAEFIIVFEPVTHAAQFLDVSGEPTRERRNLALVFDRSHRHAETLKMQPGPLRIQVENHAEVRTLPSVCIANEALHSMLGRRRPFLTAKRLLSNQTFRDIYRTDTLDVDQRLKITSLTFLFTDLRGSTELYERVGDLAAFDLVRAHFRVLNEIVAAEAGAVVKTIGDAVMATFPTPDRAVAAAMRMRDAMRKLNDERGSEDLLLKIGIHEGPCIAVNLNERQDYFGQTVNIASRVQHLATAREIFATGSVLEDPRASGLLSDRGLSPMSHNVTLRGIANEISIFAIP, encoded by the coding sequence ATGGGTGAAGCTCAGACTCTATTTGAAGTGCTGCGCCAGTCGGTGAAGCCGGAGGTCATCAATGCCTTCGAGCGGCTCGTTCGGGATGCGCCGGACAGCAAGCTCTGCCGCATCAATGCGCTCGCCTTTGCCGCCGCCGAAGGGCTCGACGAGGAGGAGACGATTGCCGCCTTCCTGCACGCCTCGCGGCTCGGTATTTTCGAGCTTTCCTGGAACGTCCTCTGCCCCGGCTGTGGCGGCGTGCTCGATGCCAATACATCATTGAAGACAGTGCAGAGCACCGAATATACTTGCGCACTCTGCGCCGCCGGCTATGAGCCGACCCTCGACGAGATGGTCGAGGTGACCTTCACGGTGAGCCCGCGGGTGCGCCACATCGAGGCCCATAACCCTCACGAATTGCCGGCGATCGAATATTTCCGCCAGATGTATTGGGGCTCCGGCATCGACCTGCCGGAAGACGATTACGAGGAGAAGTTCGATGAGTTCATTATCGAGACGCTGGAACTGCCGCCAGGTGAAAAGGCCGTCATCTCGTTGCAGCTTCCGGCGGAGTTCATCATCGTCTTCGAGCCGGTGACGCATGCGGCACAGTTTCTGGACGTCAGCGGCGAGCCGACCAGGGAGCGTCGGAACCTTGCCCTCGTCTTCGATCGATCACACCGGCATGCCGAGACGCTGAAGATGCAGCCCGGCCCGCTTCGGATCCAGGTGGAGAACCATGCGGAGGTCCGCACCCTCCCCTCGGTCTGCATCGCCAACGAGGCGCTGCATAGCATGCTCGGTCGCCGTCGACCGTTCCTCACCGCCAAGCGGCTGCTCTCCAACCAGACCTTCCGCGACATCTACCGCACCGATACGCTCGACGTCGACCAGCGGCTGAAGATCACCAGCCTCACCTTCCTCTTTACCGACCTGCGCGGCTCGACCGAGCTCTACGAGCGTGTCGGCGACTTGGCGGCGTTCGACCTCGTGCGCGCGCATTTCCGAGTCCTGAACGAAATCGTCGCGGCCGAGGCCGGCGCCGTCGTCAAGACGATCGGCGATGCGGTGATGGCGACCTTCCCGACACCAGACCGAGCGGTCGCCGCGGCCATGCGGATGCGCGACGCCATGCGCAAGCTGAACGACGAACGCGGCAGCGAGGATTTGCTACTAAAGATCGGCATTCACGAAGGGCCGTGTATCGCGGTCAATCTGAACGAGCGGCAGGACTATTTCGGCCAGACCGTCAATATCGCCTCGCGCGTCCAGCACCTTGCCACCGCGCGCGAGATCTTCGCGACGGGCTCAGTGCTCGAAGACCCGCGCGCCTCCGGCCTTCTTTCGGACCGGGGCCTAAGCCCGATGTCGCACAATGTCACACTACGCGGCATCGCCAACGAGATCAGCATTTTTGCGATCCCGTGA
- the dmeF gene encoding CDF family Co(II)/Ni(II) efflux transporter DmeF — MSEASLNESARFGHDHVFLGGDHRRNERRTWFVIALTTATMVAEIAAGTIYGSMALVADGWHMSTHAAAMLIAALAYVYARHNARNPRFTFGTGKLGDLAGFASAVTLALIALLIGWESLVRLSNPIAISFPQAIAVAALGLVVNLACAWLLRDNHSHHHALRHHDHDHAHHGRGDHHHHDDAAGRDNNLRAAYLHVLADALTSVLAIVALAVGSMNGWIWLDPLMGVVGALVIARWSLSLIRDTGSVLLDYLPAGERLPGDIRAAIETDGDRITDLHVWQLGPGHHGAIVSLVSRNPKSPSLYRRKLAHLRELSHVTIEVEPLQRPLCV; from the coding sequence ATGAGCGAAGCCAGTCTCAACGAATCCGCACGGTTCGGCCATGATCATGTCTTTCTCGGCGGCGACCACCGGCGCAACGAGCGCCGCACCTGGTTCGTCATCGCGTTGACGACGGCGACGATGGTGGCAGAGATCGCCGCGGGCACCATCTATGGTTCGATGGCGCTGGTCGCGGACGGCTGGCACATGTCCACTCACGCCGCCGCCATGCTGATTGCGGCCCTTGCCTATGTCTACGCCCGGCACAATGCCCGCAATCCGCGCTTCACTTTCGGCACCGGCAAGCTCGGCGATCTCGCCGGCTTTGCAAGCGCCGTGACGCTCGCCCTTATCGCTCTGCTTATCGGCTGGGAGAGCCTCGTACGGCTCTCTAATCCGATCGCGATCAGCTTCCCGCAGGCGATCGCCGTCGCCGCACTTGGCCTCGTCGTCAATCTTGCCTGTGCCTGGCTGCTTCGGGACAATCACTCGCATCACCATGCTCTGCGCCATCATGACCATGACCATGCGCACCATGGCCGCGGTGACCACCATCATCACGATGACGCGGCTGGCCGCGACAACAACCTGCGCGCAGCTTACCTGCATGTGCTCGCCGACGCGCTCACCTCCGTTCTGGCGATTGTCGCGCTGGCCGTCGGAAGCATGAATGGCTGGATATGGCTTGATCCGCTGATGGGTGTCGTCGGCGCATTGGTGATCGCTCGTTGGTCGCTAAGCCTCATTCGCGACACGGGCAGCGTCCTTCTCGACTATCTCCCAGCCGGCGAGCGCCTGCCGGGGGACATCCGCGCGGCGATCGAGACGGATGGTGACCGGATAACCGACCTGCACGTCTGGCAGCTCGGCCCCGGCCATCACGGCGCCATTGTCTCGCTGGTGAGCAGAAATCCGAAGAGTCCATCGCTCTATCGCCGCAAGCTCGCGCATCTGCGCGAACTTTCGCATGTGACCATCGAAGTCGAGCCCCTGCAGCGACCTTTGTGCGTCTGA
- a CDS encoding methyltetrahydrofolate cobalamin methyltransferase, with protein sequence MTRTIVASATREIVIGFDQPFCVIGERINPTGRKKLAAEMIEGNFDTVIKDALEQVAAGATMLDVNAGVTAVNPNETEPPLLVKTLEIVQGLVDVPLSIDSSVTAAIEAGLRVAKGRPLVNSVTGEEEKLEAILPLVKKYDVPVVAISNDETGISMDPDVRFAVAKKIVERAMDHGIKPHDIVVDPLVMPIGALGDAGRQVFALLRRLREELKVNTTCGLSNISFGLPHRHGINAGFIPMVIGAGMTSAIMNPCRPQEMEAVRAANVLNGTDANCSNWIMTYRDHKPAEGGHVVAAASPAAGGGRRGGRAARAGGAARGE encoded by the coding sequence ATGACCCGCACCATCGTCGCTTCCGCCACACGCGAGATCGTCATCGGCTTCGACCAGCCCTTCTGCGTCATCGGCGAACGCATCAACCCGACCGGGCGCAAGAAGCTCGCTGCCGAAATGATCGAAGGCAACTTCGATACGGTTATCAAGGACGCGCTGGAGCAGGTCGCCGCGGGCGCGACGATGCTGGATGTCAATGCAGGTGTGACCGCTGTCAACCCCAACGAGACCGAACCGCCGCTGCTCGTCAAGACGCTGGAGATCGTCCAGGGCCTCGTCGACGTGCCGCTGTCGATCGACAGCTCCGTGACGGCTGCGATCGAAGCAGGCCTTCGCGTCGCCAAGGGCCGGCCGCTGGTCAACTCGGTCACCGGCGAAGAGGAAAAGCTGGAAGCGATCCTGCCGCTCGTCAAGAAATACGACGTACCGGTCGTGGCGATTTCCAACGACGAAACCGGCATCTCGATGGACCCGGACGTGCGCTTCGCCGTCGCCAAGAAGATCGTCGAGCGCGCCATGGATCACGGCATCAAGCCTCACGATATCGTTGTCGATCCGCTCGTCATGCCGATCGGCGCGCTTGGCGATGCCGGCCGGCAGGTCTTCGCGCTGCTGCGCCGCCTGCGCGAGGAATTGAAGGTGAATACCACCTGCGGCCTCTCCAACATCTCCTTCGGCCTGCCGCACCGCCACGGCATCAATGCCGGCTTCATCCCAATGGTGATCGGCGCCGGCATGACCTCGGCGATCATGAATCCCTGCCGTCCGCAGGAAATGGAAGCCGTGCGCGCCGCAAACGTCTTGAACGGGACTGACGCGAATTGCTCCAACTGGATCATGACCTATCGCGACCACAAGCCGGCCGAAGGCGGCCATGTCGTGGCCGCGGCGTCACCGGCAGCCGGCGGCGGACGGCGTGGCGGACGTGCGGCTCGCGCCGGCGGCGCGGCAAGGGGGGAATAG
- a CDS encoding GGDEF domain-containing protein, with amino-acid sequence MRLRRASGRANHVQKHRDKRLLLVEDSRMFAAALKHGLELTHGINVAHCASLAAVKAEVAAAGEWAFSLAVLDLNLPDAPNCEALDFILANNVPAIVFTAAFNDRTRDQILNRGVADCIVKNEPESIERLIAAVDRVLTKGRTTVLLVDSCATSRQDLAGILRRGLFAVIEASEAWEALQVLDQGEIIDVIVTDTGLADLAGLALLEEVHKRQGDDAVPIIGLSDQGDARLAARFIEAGGADFIRKPFLEAEFSGRIRHAATLQKRIQALKLAAASDYLTGTFNRRHFFMTGPRLVDQYLRRGEGTSIAVLDIDHFKRLNDTYGHEIGDLVLKHVARRLKTLVGEEHLLARLGGEEFGILFDGLGVRDAFAFCERLRAELAKSKIVADDEELAITVSIGLATIEAPEAFENYLHAADQFLYMAKHAGRNRVISELTLLDALAS; translated from the coding sequence GTGAGATTGCGCCGCGCGTCGGGACGGGCGAACCATGTTCAGAAGCACCGCGACAAGCGTCTGCTGCTCGTCGAGGATTCGCGAATGTTCGCGGCCGCTCTCAAGCACGGGCTGGAGCTCACGCACGGAATAAATGTCGCCCATTGCGCCTCGCTCGCCGCGGTGAAGGCTGAGGTCGCTGCGGCGGGGGAATGGGCGTTTTCGCTTGCGGTTCTCGATCTCAACCTGCCCGACGCGCCGAATTGCGAGGCATTGGACTTCATCCTCGCGAACAATGTACCGGCTATCGTCTTCACTGCCGCCTTCAACGACCGCACCCGCGATCAGATCCTGAATCGAGGCGTTGCCGACTGCATTGTCAAGAACGAGCCGGAATCGATCGAGCGACTGATCGCGGCGGTCGACCGGGTCCTCACCAAGGGTCGAACCACGGTGCTGCTCGTCGACTCCTGTGCGACCTCGCGACAGGACCTTGCGGGCATCCTGCGGCGTGGGCTGTTTGCGGTAATCGAGGCGTCGGAGGCCTGGGAAGCACTGCAAGTCCTGGACCAGGGCGAGATCATCGACGTCATCGTCACCGATACGGGTCTCGCCGACCTAGCGGGTCTCGCCCTGCTCGAAGAGGTGCACAAGCGTCAGGGCGATGATGCCGTGCCGATCATCGGCCTTTCGGACCAAGGAGATGCGCGCCTGGCGGCGCGCTTCATCGAAGCCGGCGGGGCGGATTTCATCCGCAAGCCTTTCCTCGAGGCTGAATTCAGCGGCCGCATCCGTCACGCCGCCACGCTACAGAAGCGTATTCAGGCCCTGAAGCTCGCGGCGGCCAGCGACTACCTGACGGGGACATTCAACCGCCGGCATTTCTTCATGACCGGGCCGCGCCTGGTTGATCAATATCTCAGACGCGGCGAGGGGACATCGATCGCCGTCCTCGACATCGACCATTTCAAACGCCTCAATGACACCTACGGCCACGAAATCGGCGATCTCGTGCTGAAGCACGTTGCCCGGCGATTGAAAACGCTGGTCGGCGAAGAGCATCTCCTGGCGCGCCTGGGCGGCGAGGAGTTCGGCATTCTTTTCGATGGCCTCGGCGTGCGTGACGCCTTCGCCTTTTGTGAAAGGCTGCGGGCGGAGCTCGCGAAATCGAAGATCGTCGCCGACGACGAGGAACTGGCGATCACCGTCTCGATCGGCCTTGCGACGATCGAAGCGCCGGAAGCTTTCGAGAATTACCTGCACGCCGCCGACCAGTTCCTCTACATGGCGAAACATGCCGGGCGAAACCGCGTCATCTCCGAGCTCACGCTGCTCGATGCTTTGGCGTCGTAA
- a CDS encoding ArsR/SmtB family transcription factor — protein sequence MTYEGKLFAALADPTRRAIFECVAGRRQSVAELARAVPVSQPAISQHLKVLKQAGLVRDEAAGARRIYCIDPAGLGPLRQWVDRFWADQLDAFKSIVEADDRGENNREEPHAHDRTGSGT from the coding sequence ATGACTTATGAAGGAAAGCTTTTCGCCGCATTGGCCGACCCGACACGCCGCGCCATTTTCGAATGCGTTGCAGGACGTCGACAGTCGGTCGCCGAACTAGCGCGTGCCGTGCCAGTATCGCAGCCGGCGATCTCGCAGCACTTGAAGGTCTTGAAGCAGGCAGGCCTCGTCCGGGACGAAGCCGCGGGCGCCCGACGGATCTATTGCATAGATCCCGCCGGGCTGGGGCCGCTCCGGCAGTGGGTGGACCGCTTCTGGGCCGACCAGCTTGACGCGTTCAAATCCATCGTCGAGGCAGACGATAGAGGTGAGAACAACCGGGAGGAACCTCATGCACATGATCGAACCGGTTCCGGTACGTAA
- a CDS encoding metal/formaldehyde-sensitive transcriptional repressor, translated as MAHTIRNQAKLIARVRRLRGQMEAIERALEAERSCGDILNLVASVRGAVQGLTLELIEDHLLAHVAGPSAGTDREQGAAELIEVVRRYLK; from the coding sequence ATGGCTCACACGATCAGAAACCAGGCGAAGCTCATCGCACGCGTCCGTCGCCTCAGGGGGCAGATGGAGGCGATTGAGCGTGCGCTTGAGGCCGAACGGTCTTGCGGCGACATCCTCAATCTCGTGGCGTCCGTGCGCGGTGCTGTCCAAGGGCTGACTCTGGAGTTGATCGAGGATCATCTCCTTGCGCACGTGGCAGGCCCGAGCGCGGGAACGGATCGGGAGCAGGGCGCTGCCGAATTGATCGAGGTCGTCAGGAGATACCTGAAATGA
- a CDS encoding SRPBCC family protein, whose product MHMIEPVPVRKSVIVRASPQKAFDVFVNGMGGWWIREHSLTESGQKTVIVEARAGGRWFEVGNAGEERDWGRVIACDPPHRILLAWQLNAEFDFDPAFQTEVEVWFEATSENETTVTLEHRQLANYGAKAHDLRGVLDSEKGWGGLLASFAAKAA is encoded by the coding sequence ATGCACATGATCGAACCGGTTCCGGTACGTAAATCAGTCATCGTCCGCGCATCGCCGCAGAAGGCCTTCGACGTCTTCGTCAACGGCATGGGAGGGTGGTGGATCAGAGAGCACAGTCTCACGGAGTCCGGCCAGAAGACGGTGATCGTCGAGGCCAGAGCCGGCGGCAGATGGTTCGAGGTGGGCAATGCCGGCGAGGAGCGTGATTGGGGCCGCGTCATCGCGTGCGATCCGCCGCATCGCATTCTTCTCGCGTGGCAGCTTAACGCCGAGTTCGACTTCGACCCGGCGTTCCAAACCGAAGTCGAAGTCTGGTTCGAAGCGACGAGCGAAAACGAGACCACCGTGACGCTCGAGCATCGCCAACTGGCAAACTACGGCGCCAAAGCTCACGACCTGCGCGGTGTGCTCGACTCTGAAAAAGGTTGGGGCGGGTTGCTGGCCTCCTTCGCCGCAAAGGCGGCGTGA
- a CDS encoding LysR substrate-binding domain-containing protein has translation MNMMLRHALPLLEMDVLKTFVAIAETGNFTTAAEAVYRTPSAVSMQIKKLEETLGCTLFLRDARSVSLTPKGELLLGFARRLLSLNNETVSRFLLPDMNGVVRVGAPEDVGERILPEVLKRFAETYPNVTIDVSIGMSNAMRKRVDEHRLDIAIYNSLSDEAGRDGEILMQEKLVWAGAKCGNAHLRDPLPVSMWEDGCVWRADAVEKLSRAGRKFRVAFLSAYTTGQRAAVLAGLAIAPLPRYLVQGEMVQLGERDGLPDLGHYDIGLKVVEDAPAPVLAVAEHVREAFADLQMQAGRVAEPV, from the coding sequence ATGAACATGATGCTGCGCCACGCGCTTCCGCTGCTGGAAATGGACGTGTTGAAGACCTTTGTCGCCATTGCCGAAACCGGCAATTTCACGACTGCTGCCGAAGCGGTGTACCGCACACCCTCCGCCGTCTCGATGCAGATCAAAAAGCTCGAGGAGACGCTGGGCTGCACGCTGTTCCTGCGCGATGCGCGGTCGGTCTCGTTGACGCCGAAGGGCGAGTTGCTGCTCGGCTTCGCCCGCCGGCTTTTGTCGCTCAACAACGAAACGGTGTCTCGCTTCCTGCTGCCCGACATGAACGGCGTGGTGCGTGTCGGTGCGCCGGAGGACGTCGGCGAGCGCATCCTGCCCGAGGTGCTGAAGCGCTTTGCCGAGACGTACCCGAATGTCACAATTGATGTGTCGATCGGCATGAGCAACGCCATGCGCAAGCGGGTCGACGAGCACAGGCTCGATATCGCCATCTACAACAGCCTGTCCGACGAAGCGGGCAGGGACGGCGAAATCCTCATGCAGGAAAAGCTGGTCTGGGCTGGCGCCAAGTGCGGCAACGCGCATCTGCGCGATCCGTTGCCGGTTTCGATGTGGGAGGACGGCTGTGTCTGGCGCGCCGATGCGGTGGAGAAGCTGTCGCGGGCCGGCCGCAAGTTCCGCGTGGCGTTCCTCAGCGCCTATACAACGGGACAGCGGGCTGCGGTGCTTGCCGGCCTTGCGATCGCGCCTCTGCCGCGCTACCTCGTCCAGGGTGAGATGGTGCAACTCGGCGAGCGCGACGGCCTGCCGGATCTCGGCCACTACGACATCGGTCTGAAAGTGGTCGAGGATGCGCCGGCACCGGTGCTCGCGGTTGCCGAACACGTCCGCGAGGCCTTCGCCGACCTCCAGATGCAGGCGGGCAGGGTGGCTGAGCCCGTCTAG
- a CDS encoding response regulator, giving the protein MSFFGVSGMYYSGESLGEHRIVLAEDSNLFSSMVSKRLKELFDIDVIVCRDYEDLQFAVENASFPASLAISNINLPGAENGEALNYLIDMSVPTVVFTGSFQEKTREAILAKDIVDYVIKDSVFAVDMLAESVCRFLTNEKHHVLIVDDSPTARALLTTQLKRYNFRTSSAESGAAALEILKNNQDIALVITDYNMPDIDGFELTRRIRSAHGPHQLRIIGVSSSTNRLLSARFLKAGGNDFVLRPFVNEEFYCRVNQNLDTLTKIKTLSERAKIPA; this is encoded by the coding sequence ATGTCATTCTTCGGCGTTTCCGGAATGTATTATTCCGGCGAATCCCTTGGCGAGCACCGCATTGTGCTTGCCGAGGACTCCAACCTGTTTTCCTCGATGGTGTCGAAGCGACTGAAGGAGTTGTTCGATATCGACGTAATCGTCTGCCGCGACTACGAGGATCTGCAGTTTGCCGTCGAGAATGCCTCCTTTCCGGCCTCGCTTGCCATTTCCAATATCAACCTGCCGGGTGCGGAAAACGGCGAAGCGCTGAACTACCTGATCGACATGAGCGTGCCGACCGTCGTCTTCACCGGCTCCTTCCAGGAGAAGACGCGCGAGGCGATCCTGGCCAAGGATATCGTCGACTATGTCATCAAGGACAGCGTCTTCGCCGTCGACATGCTAGCGGAATCGGTCTGCCGGTTCCTCACCAACGAGAAGCATCATGTGCTGATCGTCGACGACAGCCCGACTGCCCGGGCGCTGCTTACCACGCAGTTGAAGCGCTACAATTTTCGCACGAGCTCGGCCGAGAGCGGGGCAGCAGCGCTGGAAATCCTGAAGAACAATCAGGACATCGCTCTGGTCATCACCGACTACAACATGCCGGACATCGACGGCTTCGAACTGACGCGCCGCATCCGCTCGGCCCATGGTCCACATCAGTTGCGCATCATCGGCGTTTCGTCGTCGACCAACCGCCTGCTTTCCGCGCGCTTCCTCAAGGCCGGGGGTAACGATTTCGTCCTGCGTCCCTTCGTTAACGAGGAGTTCTATTGCCGCGTCAATCAGAACCTCGATACTCTGACAAAGATCAAGACATTGAGCGAAAGGGCGAAAATCCCCGCCTGA